One genomic window of Cololabis saira isolate AMF1-May2022 chromosome 3, fColSai1.1, whole genome shotgun sequence includes the following:
- the LOC133440438 gene encoding zinc finger protein 391-like: MKHEDVEVDVSLVNVADVKVENGEPGPNCGQLLLHTSPEAQNKDEEGTESLRSDSSKTADPEPMRRHGDPEDAAVPSDSNCKSKLTRTHTGKKVFSCSTCRKEFSKRNILVDHMKIHTGERPYLCNTCGKSFRQSSTLKNHKMIHTGEKPYLCNTCGKSFRNSATLKDHTMIHRGEKPYICKTCGKSYRLRSTLVVHSRIHTGERPYLCNTCGKTFTNLSDLKRHIDTHTGKKRYLCKTCNKGFSRRIGLLSHMKNHPEEKSGDS, translated from the coding sequence atgaagcacgaggacgtagaggtggatgtctcattggtcaatgtcgctgatgtaaaagttgaaaatggtgaaccaggaccaaactgtggccagctgctgttgcacacttctcctgaagctcaaaacaaagatgaggaagggactgaaagtttacgctcagactccagtaaaactgcagatccggagccaatgagacgacacggtgaccccgaagatgctgctgtcccgtcagacagcaactgtaaatcaaagctgaccaggacccacacggggaagaaggtgttttcttgcagcacttgcaggaaagagttcagtaaacgTAATATTTTagtggatcacatgaagatccacactggcgaaaggccatacctgtgcaacacctgcggaaaatcgtttagACAATCATCAACGCTCAAGAACCATAAAATgatccacacgggcgagaagccgtacctgtgcaacacctgcggaaagtCGTTTAGAAACTCAGCAACGCTCAAGGACCATACAATGATCCACaggggcgagaagccctacatctgcaaaacatgtggaaaaagttacagactACGGTCcaccctggtggttcactcgaggatccacaccggtgaaaggccgtacctgtgcaacacttgtggaaaaacctttactaatttatcagatcttaaacgccacatagaCACGCACACGGGCAAGAAGCggtatttgtgcaagacgtgcaacaaaggttttagccgcagaattggtttgctgagtcacatgaaaaatcacccggaggagaagtctggcgactcgtga